One Peptococcaceae bacterium DNA window includes the following coding sequences:
- a CDS encoding type II toxin-antitoxin system VapC family toxin, whose product MKYMLDTNICVYLIKKKPENVLMNLHSNMGDGVAISAITLAELINGVEASAYPGKNALALNQFLSIVDILPFDDEAAAEYGKICATLRRQGTPIGVMDMLIAAHAKAKGLIIVTNNGREFERIEGLGLENWVSA is encoded by the coding sequence ATGAAATACATGCTTGATACAAATATTTGTGTGTATCTCATAAAGAAAAAACCAGAAAATGTGCTCATGAATCTCCATTCGAACATGGGCGACGGCGTTGCCATTTCTGCAATTACTCTTGCAGAACTCATAAATGGCGTTGAAGCAAGCGCTTACCCGGGAAAAAATGCGCTTGCGCTAAATCAATTTCTGTCCATTGTGGACATCTTGCCATTTGATGATGAAGCGGCCGCAGAATACGGGAAAATTTGCGCAACGTTACGGCGGCAAGGAACTCCGATTGGAGTTATGGATATGCTGATTGCAGCGCACGCAAAGGCCAAAGGACTTATCATTGTCACTAATAATGGCCGTGAATTTGAGCGAATTGAGGGTCTTGGACTAGAAAATTGGGTTAGTGCATGA
- the vapB gene encoding type II toxin-antitoxin system VapB family antitoxin encodes METAKLFVNGQSQAVRLPKEYRFSGNEVYIQKVGNTVMLFPKERAWETFLNGLNSFTDDFLADGRNQGVQAPRETL; translated from the coding sequence ATGGAAACTGCAAAATTATTTGTCAATGGTCAGAGCCAGGCTGTTCGGTTGCCTAAAGAATACCGTTTTTCAGGTAACGAAGTATATATTCAAAAAGTGGGTAATACTGTTATGTTGTTTCCAAAAGAGCGTGCATGGGAAACCTTTCTTAACGGTCTTAACAGCTTTACCGATGATTTCTTGGCAGACGGACGTAATCAGGGTGTTCAAGCGCCGAGGGAGACGTTATGA
- a CDS encoding type II toxin-antitoxin system RelB/DinJ family antitoxin — MAAKTANVLARVEPEIKEKAEAIMSKLGIPASVVINMLYKQIVMTKSIPFSLSLPAAPMARDEMDADTFNTIMQNGLDEAKADHSRPVSEVFADLRRGL; from the coding sequence ATGGCTGCTAAAACAGCAAATGTCCTTGCTCGTGTCGAGCCAGAAATAAAGGAAAAAGCGGAAGCGATCATGTCAAAACTGGGGATTCCGGCTTCCGTTGTTATCAATATGCTCTACAAGCAAATTGTTATGACCAAAAGCATCCCGTTTTCCCTGTCGCTTCCCGCCGCTCCAATGGCACGGGATGAAATGGATGCCGATACGTTCAATACAATCATGCAGAATGGTTTGGATGAAGCAAAAGCCGACCATTCTCGTCCAGTTTCTGAGGTGTTCGCTGATTTAAGACGAGGATTATAG
- a CDS encoding type II toxin-antitoxin system RelE/ParE family toxin, producing MADNTYTVKITTQAEEQLQEIVDYVASELKAPKAALRLLNEMERSISSLSQFPQRVALTEEEPWRTCGVRKMPVKNFLIFFWIDEENSKVQVTAVIYGKREQLKQLSKMEME from the coding sequence ATGGCAGACAATACGTATACGGTTAAAATCACTACACAGGCGGAGGAACAACTGCAGGAAATCGTAGATTACGTCGCTTCCGAGCTAAAAGCGCCGAAAGCCGCTTTGCGTCTGCTCAATGAAATGGAACGCTCGATTTCGTCGCTTTCACAGTTTCCGCAGCGGGTTGCGTTGACAGAGGAAGAACCGTGGCGCACCTGCGGCGTTCGCAAAATGCCTGTGAAAAACTTTCTTATTTTTTTCTGGATTGACGAAGAAAATAGTAAAGTGCAGGTTACCGCCGTTATTTACGGCAAGCGTGAACAGCTAAAACAGCTTTCGAAGATGGAAATGGAGTAA